A window from Chitinophaga filiformis encodes these proteins:
- the nusA gene encoding transcription termination factor NusA, translating to MASINLIESFTEFKEAENIDRPTLMKVLEDVFKTLLRKKYGSDENFDVIVNTEKGDLEILRRRTIVADGEVEDDNAQIAYSEAILVEPDYQVGEDLYEEVEIMDFGRRAILAAKQTLSARIGDLKKNILVKKYADRVGEIVTGEVYQVWKKEVLLLDDERNELILPKSEQIPTDYFKKGENVRAVVKKVEMKNNAPLIILSRTHPTFLAKLLEIEVPEIFDGLIVIKKIVREPGERAKVAVESYDDRIDPVGACVGMKGSRIHGIVRELRNENIDIINYTSNIQLLIQRALTPARISRMEVDNDNKYASVFLKADQVSLAIGKKGVNIKLACELTGYEIDVFRDEEQEQAEYDIDLGEFSDEIEEWVLDELKRIGCDTARSVLDLTVEELVRRSDLEEETVSEVRRILQEEFDKE from the coding sequence ATGGCTAGTATTAACCTGATTGAGTCATTCACGGAGTTTAAGGAAGCGGAAAACATTGACCGTCCTACGTTGATGAAAGTGTTGGAAGACGTGTTCAAAACTCTTCTCCGTAAAAAGTATGGCTCTGATGAGAATTTTGACGTGATTGTAAATACTGAGAAGGGTGACCTGGAAATTTTACGCCGCCGTACCATTGTAGCAGATGGTGAGGTAGAGGACGATAATGCCCAGATTGCTTATTCGGAAGCCATTTTAGTTGAACCAGACTATCAGGTAGGAGAGGACCTTTACGAGGAAGTGGAGATCATGGATTTTGGCCGCAGGGCCATCCTGGCTGCAAAGCAGACACTTTCTGCCCGTATCGGCGACCTTAAAAAGAACATTCTTGTAAAGAAATATGCTGACCGTGTAGGAGAAATTGTAACGGGTGAAGTTTACCAGGTATGGAAAAAAGAAGTTTTATTGCTTGATGATGAAAGGAATGAGTTAATTTTACCTAAATCTGAACAAATTCCTACCGATTATTTCAAGAAAGGGGAAAATGTAAGGGCAGTAGTGAAAAAAGTGGAGATGAAGAATAATGCTCCGCTTATCATTCTTTCCCGCACCCATCCGACCTTCCTGGCTAAATTGCTGGAAATTGAAGTTCCCGAGATCTTTGACGGCCTTATCGTGATCAAGAAAATCGTACGCGAACCTGGAGAAAGAGCTAAAGTGGCTGTTGAATCCTATGACGACCGCATTGACCCTGTCGGCGCCTGCGTAGGTATGAAGGGAAGTCGTATACATGGAATTGTGCGCGAGCTGCGTAACGAAAACATAGATATCATCAACTATACCTCTAATATACAATTGTTGATCCAGCGTGCCCTGACGCCCGCAAGGATCAGCCGTATGGAAGTGGATAATGATAATAAATATGCTTCTGTTTTCCTCAAAGCAGATCAGGTGTCCCTGGCAATCGGTAAAAAAGGTGTCAATATCAAACTGGCCTGCGAATTGACGGGTTATGAGATTGATGTCTTCCGTGATGAAGAGCAGGAACAGGCTGAATATGACATTGACCTGGGAGAATTCTCCGATGAAATCGAAGAATGGGTACTGGACGAACTCAAACGTATTGGTTGCGACACTGCCCGCAGTGTACTTGACCTGACGGTAGAGGAACTGGTACGCCGCTCAGACCTTGAAGAGGAAACTGTAAGCGAGGTAAGAAGAATACTACAGGAGGAATTTGATAAAGAGTAG
- the infB gene encoding translation initiation factor IF-2 codes for MPEVTNNTPRLLAAAKEFNIGKETLIDFLANKGYDMGGFGSPNARLTSQMYAALQSEFQQDKANKRKSDQIALPKGSVLDAMKKKEKEEAEAAAKKKEATPKEEPTPAVAVEAPKPEPKPEPRPEPKAEPKPEPKPEPKPEPKPEPKPVPVAEEKPVVKTEEAPKEPVVAPQQPVAEKTPPVQTQPETPEVIKTDAPRINGPKVVATIDLDALNKPKRPPAPPASFKKPEQEEKPVVAKQPEPTASEKERPKEPVPQPQAQPQPVAQQQPPVEAAKPAQPEAKPQQPVQPVQNVQPVQEVKTTAPAAEKPAVPAVEEKQAPAAEKPAAAQEKTKEPAEAKEQTAQKPAAQHMDEVAADIASDQDDNGGTAVIENIQAEKLTGPKVIGKIELPVHSERRDNKGNSNFNRGGGGNNNNADNNRKRKRIIVEKKPEPIQPGDLSKGGNADNRGPGNRGDFNRDNRPGGNRDNTNRPSGPSRPHAAPNRDGRPGGPGGNRPGGQQHGGGNRPGGGPGGNRPGGQHGGNRPGGNFGNRPGGQGNFNRDRDRDRKPEEKEIDKNEIQNKIKETMAKMTGGGNRGKNTKAKQRREKRHELAEQMANQGAESNKLQVTEFVSVSELANLMDVSFAEVISKCMGLGIMVSINQRLDAEVIELVAGEFGYEVEFIGVDDADEIEEEEVADNEEDLIPRAPIVTIMGHVDHGKTSLLDYIRNANVVSGEAGGITQHIGAYQVVTSSGKKLTFLDTPGHEAFTAMRARGAKVADIAIIVIAADDAIMPQTREAISHSQAAGLPMVFAINKVDKDGANPEKIKEQLAGMNLLVEDWGGKYQSQEISAKSGLNIDVLLEKILLEAELLELKANPNREASGSVIEASLDKGRGYVATLLVQNGTLHQGDTIASGSHFGKIKAMFNERGQRVDSAGPSAPVQVLGLNGAPQAGEKFRMFEDESEAKEIANRRAQIIREQGIRTKKHITLDEIGRRLALGNFKQLNLIIKGDFDGSVEALSDSLQKLSTEEIVVSVVHKAVGQITESDVLLATASDAIIVGFQVRPSSQASKLAEKENIEIRTYSIIYDAIDELKSAMEGMLEPKIEKKVVANVEIRETYRFDKVTVAGCFVLDGKITRNTRVNLVREGIVIYTGELASLKRYKDDVKEVAANMECGLSIRNYSDLKVGDIVEGFEEVEVKRTL; via the coding sequence ATGCCTGAAGTAACAAACAACACGCCACGATTGCTGGCTGCAGCGAAGGAGTTCAATATTGGTAAGGAAACCCTGATCGATTTCCTTGCTAATAAGGGCTATGACATGGGGGGCTTTGGCTCACCCAATGCCCGTCTTACGTCCCAGATGTATGCAGCATTGCAGTCCGAGTTCCAGCAGGACAAGGCTAACAAACGCAAAAGCGATCAGATAGCCCTGCCTAAAGGAAGTGTGTTAGATGCAATGAAGAAGAAAGAGAAGGAAGAAGCAGAGGCAGCAGCCAAGAAGAAAGAAGCAACTCCTAAAGAGGAACCCACACCCGCGGTCGCAGTTGAAGCGCCTAAACCCGAACCAAAACCAGAACCACGGCCGGAGCCTAAAGCAGAGCCTAAGCCCGAACCTAAACCGGAGCCAAAGCCTGAGCCTAAACCCGAGCCTAAACCAGTTCCGGTGGCGGAAGAAAAACCTGTTGTTAAAACAGAAGAGGCTCCTAAAGAACCCGTCGTAGCTCCTCAACAGCCTGTTGCTGAGAAAACGCCGCCTGTGCAGACACAACCGGAAACTCCGGAAGTTATAAAAACAGACGCCCCCAGGATCAATGGCCCGAAAGTCGTGGCCACTATCGACCTGGATGCGCTGAATAAACCTAAAAGACCTCCTGCACCACCGGCATCATTCAAAAAGCCGGAACAGGAGGAGAAACCAGTTGTTGCAAAACAACCGGAACCTACCGCCAGCGAAAAGGAAAGGCCGAAAGAACCTGTTCCGCAGCCGCAGGCACAACCGCAACCCGTTGCACAGCAACAGCCTCCGGTAGAAGCAGCCAAACCTGCACAACCTGAAGCGAAACCGCAGCAACCCGTTCAGCCAGTACAAAACGTACAACCAGTACAAGAAGTAAAAACAACGGCACCTGCTGCTGAAAAACCTGCTGTCCCCGCTGTGGAAGAGAAACAAGCGCCGGCAGCCGAAAAACCGGCAGCTGCTCAGGAAAAAACAAAAGAACCGGCAGAGGCGAAAGAACAAACCGCACAGAAACCGGCCGCACAGCATATGGACGAAGTTGCAGCAGACATTGCATCAGACCAGGATGATAACGGAGGAACTGCCGTTATTGAAAATATACAGGCCGAAAAACTCACCGGTCCTAAAGTGATCGGAAAAATTGAGTTGCCTGTACATTCAGAAAGACGCGACAATAAGGGTAACAGTAATTTCAACCGCGGTGGCGGCGGCAATAATAACAATGCCGACAACAACCGCAAGCGGAAACGTATTATAGTTGAAAAGAAACCTGAACCTATTCAGCCAGGCGATCTTTCAAAAGGTGGTAACGCCGATAACCGTGGTCCCGGTAACCGCGGAGATTTCAACAGGGATAACCGTCCCGGCGGAAACCGCGACAATACCAACAGACCCAGCGGTCCTAGCAGACCACATGCTGCGCCTAACCGCGATGGCCGCCCGGGCGGACCAGGTGGTAACAGACCAGGCGGACAGCAACATGGCGGTGGAAACCGTCCAGGTGGTGGTCCGGGTGGTAACAGGCCAGGCGGACAACATGGTGGCAACAGACCAGGCGGTAACTTCGGTAACCGCCCCGGTGGTCAGGGTAACTTCAACCGTGATCGTGACCGCGACAGGAAACCTGAAGAAAAAGAAATCGATAAGAACGAGATCCAGAATAAGATCAAGGAAACCATGGCCAAAATGACAGGCGGTGGTAACCGGGGTAAGAACACTAAAGCTAAACAACGCCGTGAAAAACGCCACGAGCTCGCTGAGCAGATGGCTAACCAGGGCGCTGAAAGCAACAAACTGCAGGTGACAGAGTTCGTATCTGTAAGTGAACTCGCCAACCTGATGGATGTGAGCTTTGCGGAAGTGATCTCAAAATGTATGGGACTTGGTATCATGGTATCTATCAACCAGCGTCTGGACGCAGAGGTGATAGAACTGGTAGCAGGAGAGTTCGGTTACGAAGTAGAGTTCATCGGTGTAGACGACGCAGACGAGATCGAAGAAGAAGAAGTAGCAGACAACGAGGAAGATCTGATCCCAAGAGCGCCTATTGTGACCATCATGGGTCACGTAGACCACGGTAAGACCTCCTTGCTTGACTATATCCGTAATGCGAACGTAGTATCCGGTGAAGCAGGGGGTATCACCCAGCACATCGGTGCTTACCAGGTGGTTACCTCTTCCGGTAAAAAACTCACCTTCCTGGATACTCCGGGTCACGAGGCCTTTACCGCGATGCGTGCACGTGGTGCCAAAGTAGCGGATATCGCCATCATCGTGATCGCTGCAGATGACGCCATCATGCCACAGACACGTGAAGCGATCTCCCACTCACAGGCGGCCGGCCTGCCAATGGTATTCGCTATCAACAAAGTGGATAAAGACGGCGCTAATCCTGAAAAGATCAAAGAACAGCTGGCAGGTATGAACCTGTTGGTGGAAGACTGGGGTGGTAAATACCAAAGCCAGGAAATTTCTGCCAAGAGCGGTCTGAACATAGACGTCCTGCTGGAAAAAATACTCCTGGAAGCTGAATTACTCGAACTGAAAGCTAACCCGAACAGGGAAGCTTCGGGTAGCGTGATTGAAGCCTCCCTCGATAAAGGCCGTGGTTATGTGGCTACCCTGCTGGTACAGAACGGTACCCTGCACCAGGGAGACACTATCGCCTCCGGTTCCCACTTCGGTAAGATCAAAGCAATGTTCAACGAACGCGGCCAGCGTGTTGACTCCGCAGGACCTTCCGCACCTGTACAGGTACTGGGTCTGAACGGTGCTCCGCAGGCAGGTGAGAAGTTCCGCATGTTTGAAGACGAATCCGAAGCAAAAGAGATCGCTAACCGCCGTGCACAGATCATCCGTGAACAAGGTATCCGTACCAAGAAACACATCACACTGGATGAGATCGGACGCCGTCTGGCACTGGGTAACTTTAAACAGCTCAACCTCATCATCAAGGGTGACTTTGATGGTTCCGTAGAAGCGCTGAGCGACTCCCTGCAGAAACTGTCTACCGAAGAGATCGTAGTGAGCGTGGTACACAAGGCCGTAGGTCAGATCACAGAATCCGACGTATTGCTGGCCACCGCATCCGATGCTATTATCGTAGGTTTCCAGGTGCGTCCTTCTTCTCAGGCATCCAAACTGGCAGAGAAAGAGAACATCGAGATCCGTACTTACTCCATCATTTACGATGCTATCGACGAACTGAAGAGCGCGATGGAAGGTATGCTGGAGCCGAAGATCGAGAAAAAGGTTGTTGCCAACGTAGAGATCCGCGAAACTTACCGTTTCGACAAAGTAACCGTAGCAGGTTGCTTCGTACTGGACGGAAAGATTACCCGAAACACCCGTGTAAACCTGGTGCGCGAAGGTATCGTGATCTACACCGGCGAACTGGCCTCTCTGAAACGCTACAAAGATGACGTGAAGGAAGTTGCTGCCAATATGGAATGTGGTCTGAGTATCAGAAACTATAGCGACCTTAAAGTGGGCGATATAGTGGAAGGCTTCGAAGAAGTAGAAGTAAAGAGGACTTTATAA
- a CDS encoding peptidylprolyl isomerase, whose amino-acid sequence MNKIFALSAGTLLLCQVAAAQQKMVADKIAAIVGDKIILRSDIEGEMVNLQRSTVDGSLPPNAPCMIMEQIIAQKVMVMQAERDSLPVSEQDVDGQIDNRIRYFEDLYGSREKMKEVTGYSIYQLRERFRQPIKEGLLAKAMQDKITGSVKVTPSEVKKYFDAIPKDSLQFYESELEIGQIVILPKATKEMDQYAIDRLLEFKKQVQDKTSDFGRLAILYSEDPGAKENKGVYILNRNDKQWDPDFLAASFRLKENEISSPIKSQFGYHLIQCIKRQGDNITVQHILLKPNVTRNDLAEATKKLDSVRLLILDGKMTFGEAVVKYSDLPMAKFDGGMLQNRMNGSTLLTIDQLDQPSERDIVLLLDTLKPGGISKPMPYVDDQPGGRGGVRIVYLKTRTNPHRENMTDDYARIQQRTLQLKQQDARDKWLREKIPTYYIHVEDEFKQCNHIAKWMGSIAKQ is encoded by the coding sequence ATGAATAAAATTTTTGCACTTTCTGCGGGTACTTTACTTCTTTGTCAGGTAGCCGCAGCCCAGCAGAAAATGGTAGCTGATAAAATTGCGGCTATTGTGGGGGATAAAATCATTCTTAGATCGGACATTGAAGGAGAAATGGTCAATCTGCAGCGTTCTACTGTAGACGGCTCCCTGCCTCCCAATGCTCCCTGCATGATAATGGAGCAGATCATTGCCCAGAAGGTAATGGTGATGCAGGCAGAAAGAGACAGCTTGCCCGTGAGTGAACAAGATGTGGACGGCCAGATCGACAACCGTATCCGTTACTTCGAAGACCTGTACGGCAGCCGTGAGAAGATGAAAGAGGTAACAGGATATTCCATTTACCAGCTGCGTGAGCGCTTCCGTCAGCCTATCAAAGAAGGTCTGCTGGCAAAAGCAATGCAGGACAAGATCACCGGTTCTGTGAAAGTGACGCCTTCTGAGGTAAAAAAGTATTTCGACGCCATTCCTAAAGATAGTCTCCAATTCTACGAATCCGAACTGGAGATTGGCCAGATCGTAATATTGCCAAAGGCAACCAAAGAAATGGACCAGTATGCGATAGACCGCCTGCTGGAGTTCAAGAAACAGGTGCAGGACAAAACAAGTGACTTCGGACGTCTGGCAATACTTTATTCAGAAGATCCGGGCGCCAAAGAGAATAAAGGAGTATACATCCTGAACAGGAACGACAAACAATGGGATCCCGACTTCCTGGCGGCGTCTTTCCGCCTGAAAGAAAATGAGATCTCCTCACCGATAAAAAGCCAGTTCGGTTATCACCTGATCCAATGTATTAAACGCCAGGGAGACAACATTACCGTTCAGCACATCCTGCTGAAACCCAATGTGACCCGTAATGATCTGGCAGAAGCGACAAAAAAACTGGACAGTGTCCGCCTGCTCATTCTTGATGGAAAAATGACCTTCGGAGAGGCAGTAGTGAAATATAGTGACCTGCCGATGGCAAAATTTGACGGTGGTATGTTGCAGAACAGAATGAATGGCAGTACCCTGCTCACTATCGACCAGCTGGACCAGCCTTCCGAAAGAGATATCGTGCTGTTGCTCGACACCCTGAAGCCAGGGGGCATCTCCAAACCAATGCCTTATGTCGATGACCAGCCAGGTGGCCGTGGCGGTGTGCGCATCGTTTATCTGAAAACACGCACCAACCCTCACCGGGAAAATATGACCGACGATTATGCCCGTATCCAGCAGCGCACCCTGCAGCTGAAACAACAGGATGCCCGCGACAAATGGCTCAGGGAAAAGATCCCGACATATTATATCCATGTGGAAGACGAGTTCAAACAATGTAACCACATCGCCAAGTGGATGGGAAGTATAGCAAAACAATAA
- a CDS encoding amidophosphoribosyltransferase produces MEKQHNRGQDGAGIATVKLNTEPGVPFMHRLRSSAPQAIGDIFAKVRDEIDEIEKYQPEITKYPGLMKGHIRFLGELLMGHLRYATQGKNNVELCHPFVRHNTIPARNLALAGNFNLVNVDELFKFVNVEPGETHRNSDLAAMLEVLHHFLSKEDEERRNGLDVKNILQQAFSMFDGGYHVCGLIGSGDAFVMRDAHGIRPSYYYVNEDVIVAASERAAIRTAFNVGENEVLELMPGNALIVKENGEYSVEQILAPKERRACSFERIYFSRGNDEKIYKERTALGYNLSETVLKSIDNDLRNTIFSFIPNTAEIAFYGMLKGLEDYLNKIKVERIVSWGKDFDEEKLTEMVNRRIRIDKIAIKDVKMRTFITADTSRNEMVQHVYDITYGTVRPGIDTLVVIDDSIVRGTTLRESIIRMLDRLGPKRIIVVSSAPQIRYPDCYGIDMSKIGDFVAFKAAIELLKDHGKEHILQEAYGLCMELQRTNTLHAQNVVRNIYKPFTTEEISAKIAEIITPSDISAKVDVIYQSIESLHQACPNNLGDWYFTGNFPTPGGNRVVNKAFMNYMEGKNERGY; encoded by the coding sequence ATGGAGAAACAACATAACCGCGGACAGGACGGAGCAGGTATAGCCACAGTAAAGTTGAACACAGAACCGGGAGTACCATTCATGCATCGCCTGCGAAGCAGCGCACCGCAAGCCATCGGAGATATCTTTGCCAAGGTCAGAGACGAAATAGACGAAATAGAAAAATACCAGCCGGAAATCACCAAATACCCTGGCCTTATGAAAGGCCACATACGTTTTCTCGGAGAGCTGCTGATGGGACACCTCCGCTACGCCACCCAGGGCAAGAACAACGTAGAACTCTGCCACCCCTTTGTACGTCACAATACCATTCCTGCACGCAACCTCGCCCTCGCCGGTAACTTTAACCTGGTGAACGTGGATGAACTGTTCAAGTTCGTGAACGTTGAACCCGGAGAAACACACCGTAACAGTGACCTGGCCGCTATGCTGGAAGTACTTCACCACTTCCTCAGCAAGGAAGATGAAGAAAGACGTAACGGGCTGGATGTGAAAAATATACTCCAACAGGCATTTTCCATGTTTGACGGAGGTTATCATGTGTGTGGGCTGATCGGCAGCGGAGACGCCTTTGTAATGCGCGACGCCCACGGTATCCGCCCTTCTTACTATTATGTCAATGAGGATGTCATTGTTGCCGCTTCTGAACGTGCAGCCATCCGTACAGCGTTCAATGTAGGAGAGAATGAAGTACTGGAGCTGATGCCGGGTAATGCCCTGATCGTGAAGGAAAACGGGGAATACAGCGTAGAGCAGATCCTGGCGCCGAAAGAGCGCCGCGCCTGCAGCTTCGAACGTATCTATTTCTCCCGCGGAAACGATGAAAAGATCTATAAAGAACGTACTGCTTTAGGCTATAACCTGTCTGAAACCGTATTGAAAAGCATCGACAACGACCTGCGTAATACCATCTTCTCCTTCATCCCTAATACTGCGGAAATTGCCTTTTACGGCATGCTGAAAGGATTGGAAGACTATCTCAATAAAATAAAGGTAGAGCGCATCGTTTCATGGGGGAAAGACTTTGACGAGGAAAAACTGACGGAAATGGTGAACCGCCGTATCCGTATAGATAAGATCGCTATCAAAGACGTTAAAATGCGCACCTTCATTACTGCAGACACCAGCCGTAATGAAATGGTACAACACGTATATGACATCACCTACGGTACCGTGCGTCCGGGCATAGATACCCTCGTAGTGATAGACGACTCCATTGTACGTGGCACTACGCTCCGTGAAAGCATTATCAGGATGCTGGACCGTCTGGGACCTAAACGTATCATTGTGGTATCATCGGCTCCACAGATCCGTTACCCTGACTGCTACGGTATAGATATGAGCAAAATAGGGGATTTTGTGGCCTTTAAGGCGGCAATTGAGCTCCTGAAAGACCATGGCAAGGAACATATCCTGCAGGAAGCCTATGGCCTCTGTATGGAACTGCAGCGTACAAATACCCTGCATGCCCAGAACGTAGTGAGAAATATCTATAAGCCATTTACAACAGAAGAGATCTCTGCCAAAATTGCCGAGATCATTACACCGTCCGATATCAGCGCCAAGGTAGATGTTATCTACCAGTCCATTGAAAGCCTGCACCAGGCTTGCCCGAATAACCTCGGAGACTGGTATTTCACGGGTAACTTCCCAACACCGGGAGGTAACCGCGTAGTGAATAAAGCATTCATGAACTACATGGAAGGTAAAAACGAAAGAGGATACTAA
- a CDS encoding SixA phosphatase family protein, which produces MKTLLLIRHAKSSWNDPDVDDFDRPLNKRGKQNAPEMAHRLAHRGIMPELLIASPAKRTKSTARLMAKEWHYDKDAILLEEELYLCYASTFLKVITKIDDDIDTVALFAHNPGITDFANYVTQEIRIDNIPTSGVFAVQANIQSWKDFDRARKSFLFFDYPKQEVV; this is translated from the coding sequence ATGAAAACATTATTACTCATCCGTCATGCCAAATCGAGCTGGAATGACCCCGACGTGGACGACTTTGACAGGCCTCTCAATAAACGCGGCAAACAGAACGCTCCTGAAATGGCGCACCGCCTCGCACACCGGGGCATCATGCCAGAGCTGCTTATTGCCAGTCCGGCGAAACGAACCAAAAGTACCGCGCGGCTCATGGCTAAAGAATGGCATTATGACAAAGATGCTATCCTGTTGGAGGAAGAATTGTACCTGTGTTATGCCTCTACTTTTCTGAAAGTGATCACGAAGATCGATGACGACATAGACACAGTGGCGCTTTTCGCGCACAATCCTGGTATTACAGATTTTGCCAACTATGTAACCCAGGAGATCAGAATTGACAATATTCCCACCTCCGGTGTATTTGCTGTTCAGGCAAATATCCAGTCATGGAAAGACTTCGACCGGGCGAGGAAGTCCTTCCTTTTCTTTGATTATCCCAAACAGGAAGTTGTCTGA
- the proC gene encoding pyrroline-5-carboxylate reductase: MSNKKIAIIGGGNLGKAIAQGLLKSGFSAPADLTVTKRNLASLNDLQSLGVQTISDNEAAIRDAEVIVVALKPYNVREVLSQVKSAFDPSRQILISVITGVSIDDLEQIAGAGMPVVRAMPNTAIAIQESMTCICHKNVSQQQEMYVTEMFNQLGVAVSIDEKLMDAATVLGACGIAYALRFIRASIQGGIEIGFDARTANLIAAQTVKGAAQLLIKENRHPEEEIDKVTTPKGCTIAGLNEMEHQGFSSSLIKGITVSYNKIAKD; this comes from the coding sequence ATGTCTAACAAGAAAATAGCCATCATCGGTGGTGGCAACCTGGGGAAAGCGATAGCACAGGGCCTGCTAAAGAGCGGATTTTCAGCGCCTGCAGACCTGACTGTAACCAAACGTAATCTGGCTTCATTAAATGATCTGCAGTCGTTAGGAGTACAGACAATTTCAGACAACGAAGCAGCAATACGGGACGCTGAAGTCATTGTCGTGGCATTAAAACCGTATAATGTCAGAGAGGTGCTATCGCAGGTGAAAAGTGCATTCGACCCATCCCGCCAGATCCTGATCAGCGTAATAACAGGCGTTTCTATTGACGACCTGGAACAGATAGCAGGCGCCGGTATGCCGGTGGTACGTGCCATGCCCAATACCGCTATTGCCATACAGGAATCTATGACCTGTATCTGTCATAAGAATGTGTCTCAGCAGCAGGAAATGTATGTGACAGAAATGTTCAATCAGCTGGGTGTAGCAGTAAGTATTGACGAAAAACTGATGGACGCAGCAACGGTGCTGGGCGCCTGTGGTATTGCCTATGCCCTGCGTTTCATCAGGGCCAGTATACAGGGCGGAATTGAGATCGGGTTTGATGCCCGCACAGCAAACCTGATCGCAGCACAAACCGTAAAAGGCGCTGCACAACTGCTGATCAAGGAGAATCGCCATCCGGAAGAGGAAATAGACAAGGTGACCACTCCTAAGGGCTGCACCATTGCCGGCCTTAACGAGATGGAACATCAGGGCTTCAGTTCCTCACTCATAAAAGGAATTACCGTCTCTTACAATAAGATAGCGAAAGATTAA
- a CDS encoding thermonuclease family protein, translated as MPKVFYCVVSCLILCLCTQITSAANPPKKVKGKVVRIMDGDTFELLVNKTTYKIRLSAIDAPEKGQDFYQRSKQALADLCFNKTVTVELLRKDRYQRWIGDVYSADGQYVNGRMISDGYAWHYTEYSKSAPLAAAQATAKRQKLGLWSLSKPEAPWLFRAEKRKDKPHRKAA; from the coding sequence ATGCCGAAAGTATTTTATTGTGTGGTCTCATGTCTTATCCTATGCCTTTGTACTCAAATAACCAGCGCTGCCAACCCACCGAAGAAAGTAAAAGGGAAAGTGGTACGCATAATGGATGGCGATACATTTGAACTGCTGGTGAATAAAACTACTTACAAGATCCGCTTAAGCGCTATTGATGCTCCCGAAAAAGGGCAGGACTTCTATCAGAGAAGTAAACAGGCCCTCGCAGATCTGTGCTTCAATAAAACCGTCACAGTGGAACTGCTGCGCAAAGACAGGTATCAACGCTGGATAGGGGATGTATACAGTGCTGATGGCCAGTATGTCAATGGCAGAATGATCTCTGACGGTTACGCATGGCATTACACTGAATACTCGAAAAGCGCGCCCCTGGCTGCGGCCCAGGCAACCGCCAAAAGACAGAAACTCGGATTGTGGTCGCTCTCCAAACCGGAAGCGCCATGGTTGTTCAGAGCAGAGAAACGAAAAGACAAGCCACATCGTAAAGCTGCATAG